Proteins encoded within one genomic window of Flavobacteriales bacterium:
- the miaA gene encoding tRNA (adenosine(37)-N6)-dimethylallyltransferase MiaA — protein MTITKTLKVIYGPTAVGKTTYAIKLAQELNTEILSADSRQFYKEMKIGTAVPEKEELESVKHHFIQHKSIHEDYNVGLFERDAINKIDELFKRFDTLIMVGGSGLYMDGVCKGLDSFPEITPTLRENLRQDYLKNGLEWLQNEVKIFDPEYFKSADIHNHQRLLRCLEVCRQSGQSYSSFKKAQKNIRPFEVEYYSIKMDRETLYNRINKRVDIMMDKGLLSEVESLKNFQHLNALKTVGYKELFSHLNNELTLKQAVDQIKQNTRRYAKRQLTWLNRYPIKWVES, from the coding sequence ATGACGATTACTAAAACACTTAAAGTAATCTATGGACCCACAGCTGTAGGCAAAACTACTTATGCAATTAAACTAGCACAAGAACTAAATACTGAAATACTTTCCGCTGACTCTAGGCAGTTTTACAAAGAAATGAAAATAGGAACTGCAGTGCCTGAAAAAGAAGAGCTAGAGTCGGTAAAACATCATTTTATTCAACACAAAAGTATTCATGAGGACTATAATGTTGGCCTCTTTGAACGCGATGCTATCAATAAAATTGATGAACTATTTAAACGCTTCGATACATTAATTATGGTTGGTGGATCAGGTTTATATATGGATGGTGTGTGTAAAGGTTTGGACTCATTCCCTGAGATAACCCCGACACTGAGAGAAAACCTAAGACAAGATTATTTAAAAAATGGTCTAGAATGGTTACAAAATGAGGTTAAAATATTTGACCCCGAATACTTTAAGTCTGCTGATATTCACAATCATCAACGTCTTCTAAGGTGCTTGGAAGTTTGTAGACAGAGTGGCCAAAGTTATAGCAGTTTTAAAAAGGCTCAAAAAAATATACGCCCATTTGAAGTAGAATACTATTCTATAAAAATGGATAGAGAGACATTGTACAACAGAATTAATAAACGTGTTGATATAATGATGGACAAAGGACTACTAAGTGAAGTTGAGAGTCTAAAGAATTTCCAACATCTCAATGCTCTTAAAACGGTTGGCTATAAAGAACTGTTCTCGCACCTCAATAATGAACTTACTCTTAAGCAAGCCGTAGATCAAATCAAACAAAATACTAGAAGATATGCCAAAAGACAATTGACTTGGCTAAATCGATATCCAATTAAATGGGTAGAAAGTTAA
- a CDS encoding N-acetylglucosamine kinase: MILIADSGSSKTDWRLIDGENISQFESIGLNPFVVSTEVIVETVRQLNIDFHSVKQVFFYGAGCGNVEKANSLKTVLNTVFTNAVIAIKSDVLAVAHALLHNKSGVVGILGTGSNVAYFDGKNIEPVITSLGYLLGDEGSGNHIGKQFLKLYLTDSLDADLEEEINLNKDTLLAELYAHSFPNRFLASFCKILFPYRKHPQIATIISNVFDEWIRVYLLPQNIMNIHMCGSIAYYYSAELKDCCFKHGINVESIIEKPISALTLYHLENQ; encoded by the coding sequence ATGATTCTGATAGCTGATAGTGGAAGTAGTAAAACTGATTGGCGTTTAATTGATGGTGAAAACATCAGTCAATTTGAATCCATTGGCTTAAATCCATTTGTAGTCAGTACCGAAGTTATTGTTGAGACTGTTCGTCAGCTTAATATTGACTTTCATTCTGTAAAACAGGTGTTTTTCTATGGTGCTGGTTGTGGAAATGTTGAAAAAGCGAATTCCTTAAAAACTGTTTTGAATACTGTATTTACAAATGCTGTCATTGCTATAAAATCAGATGTCTTGGCAGTTGCTCATGCTTTACTTCACAACAAAAGTGGAGTAGTTGGCATTTTAGGGACTGGTTCTAATGTGGCTTACTTTGATGGGAAAAATATTGAGCCTGTTATTACTAGTCTTGGTTATTTACTTGGTGATGAAGGGAGTGGTAATCATATAGGTAAGCAATTTTTGAAATTGTATTTGACCGATTCTTTAGATGCCGACTTAGAGGAAGAAATTAACCTTAACAAAGACACTTTACTAGCTGAATTGTATGCGCATTCTTTTCCTAACCGTTTTCTAGCGTCATTTTGTAAAATACTTTTCCCCTATAGGAAGCATCCGCAAATTGCAACTATTATTTCTAATGTTTTTGACGAATGGATAAGGGTGTATTTATTACCTCAAAACATAATGAATATTCACATGTGTGGCTCTATTGCATATTACTATAGTGCTGAGCTCAAAGACTGCTGTTTTAAACATGGAATAAATGTTGAATCTATAATTGAAAAACCTATTTCGGCTTTGACCTTATACCATTTAGAAAATCAATAG
- a CDS encoding ribonuclease Z has product MPFDLTILGCNSAVPTNQRKPTAQLLNVAGRFFLIDCGEGTQLQLRKYKIRMQNIHHVFISHLHGDHYFGLIGFISTMHLLGREKELHVYGPAELKEIIYIQLEASKTTLCFPLFFHEFGFDSPELLLENNDVTVQTIPLKHSLPCCGFLFKEKPKPRRMRKEKIEEFDIPLEAVPDIKEGGGYLSKDGELIPHLELTRSAQNPRSFAFCSDTMYNESIIPQIEGVDILYHEATFLDELKERAKQTMHSTAKEAATIAKKANVKRLIIGHYSQRYFDLTPLQDEAQSVFPNTLLAHEGETHEVKRTYDSDS; this is encoded by the coding sequence ATGCCTTTTGATTTAACCATATTAGGGTGTAATTCGGCAGTACCAACAAATCAAAGAAAGCCTACCGCTCAGCTATTGAATGTAGCTGGGCGTTTCTTTTTGATTGACTGTGGAGAGGGCACCCAACTGCAATTACGGAAGTATAAAATCAGGATGCAAAACATCCACCACGTTTTTATTTCCCACCTTCATGGTGACCATTATTTCGGACTTATTGGCTTCATTTCTACCATGCATTTACTAGGTAGAGAAAAGGAATTACACGTTTATGGTCCGGCCGAGCTGAAGGAGATTATTTACATTCAACTCGAGGCTTCAAAAACAACACTTTGTTTTCCATTATTTTTTCATGAATTTGGTTTCGATAGCCCCGAACTTTTATTGGAGAATAATGATGTGACTGTACAGACTATTCCTTTAAAACATTCCTTGCCTTGCTGTGGCTTTCTTTTCAAAGAAAAACCAAAGCCTAGACGTATGCGTAAAGAAAAAATTGAAGAGTTTGATATACCACTCGAAGCTGTGCCTGACATCAAAGAGGGCGGAGGCTATTTGTCTAAAGATGGAGAACTTATTCCACATCTTGAGCTGACACGTTCGGCACAAAACCCACGTTCCTTTGCATTTTGTAGCGATACTATGTATAACGAATCAATCATACCGCAAATTGAAGGTGTTGACATCTTATATCATGAAGCTACCTTCTTAGACGAATTAAAAGAAAGGGCAAAGCAAACCATGCATTCAACGGCCAAAGAAGCAGCCACTATTGCCAAAAAAGCTAATGTGAAGCGTTTGATTATTGGACATTATTCCCAGAGGTATTTTGATTTAACACCCTTACAAGATGAGGCGCAGTCGGTCTTTCCAAACACCCTATTAGCACATGAAGGTGAAACGCATGAAGTAAAACGTACTTATGATTCTGATAGCTGA
- a CDS encoding acetyl-CoA carboxylase carboxyltransferase subunit alpha has protein sequence MTDIEYLDFEKPIEDLMHNLKQAEQLGREGIEINQTVTDLKKKLEEKKKEIYSDLSAWQRVQISRHPQRPYTLEYIEAITDDFIELHGDRSVKDDKAMIGGWAKIDGKTFMIIGQQKGKNTKMRQYRNFGMANPEGYRKALRLMKMAEKFNRPVISFIDTPGAYPGLEAEERGQGEAIARNLIEMIQLKVPIICIIIGEGASGGALGIGIGDKVMMLENTWYSVISPESCSSILWRSWDYKEQAADALKLTSHDMLKNGLIDGIINEPLGGAHRDSNFMSREIKKSILELTTQLETKTAEQRVNERIDKFGNMGVFKE, from the coding sequence ATGACAGATATAGAATACCTAGATTTTGAAAAACCTATTGAGGATTTAATGCACAATCTCAAACAAGCCGAGCAATTGGGCAGAGAGGGCATTGAAATAAACCAAACCGTTACCGACCTCAAAAAGAAACTAGAAGAGAAAAAGAAGGAAATATATTCTGACCTTTCAGCATGGCAAAGGGTACAGATATCACGCCACCCTCAACGTCCGTATACCCTAGAGTATATTGAAGCCATTACCGATGACTTTATTGAGCTACACGGCGATAGGTCAGTGAAAGATGACAAGGCTATGATAGGCGGTTGGGCAAAGATTGATGGAAAAACCTTTATGATTATTGGTCAGCAAAAAGGAAAAAATACCAAGATGCGACAGTATAGAAACTTTGGGATGGCGAATCCCGAAGGCTACAGAAAAGCATTGAGGCTAATGAAAATGGCCGAAAAATTCAATAGACCGGTCATTTCCTTTATTGATACGCCTGGCGCATACCCAGGTTTAGAAGCAGAGGAAAGAGGGCAAGGCGAGGCTATTGCCAGAAACTTAATTGAAATGATTCAGTTAAAAGTGCCTATTATCTGCATTATAATTGGCGAAGGTGCTTCTGGTGGTGCTTTAGGCATTGGAATTGGCGATAAGGTAATGATGCTCGAAAACACTTGGTATTCGGTGATATCACCTGAATCCTGTTCCTCTATTTTATGGAGAAGTTGGGATTATAAAGAACAAGCCGCAGATGCTTTGAAGCTGACTTCACACGATATGCTGAAAAACGGTCTAATTGACGGAATTATAAACGAACCTCTTGGAGGTGCTCACAGAGATAGCAACTTCATGAGTAGGGAAATTAAAAAATCTATTCTTGAACTAACAACACAGTTAGAAACTAAAACTGCTGAACAGCGTGTTAATGAACGAATAGATAAATTTGGA
- the pyrR gene encoding bifunctional pyr operon transcriptional regulator/uracil phosphoribosyltransferase PyrR — translation MSKPKSILDHQQLQIIINRLCHQLVENHNDFSNTVLIGLQPRGIHLCQRIKESLQSSFPNYYFEVGSLDITFYRDDFRRREDPLVANSTSLSASIEGKKIVLIDDVLYTGRSVRAALDALHDYGRPLSVELMVLIDRRLSRHVPIQPNYVGHTIDVVADERVTVEWGEDNERVILKS, via the coding sequence ATGAGCAAGCCCAAAAGCATACTCGATCATCAACAACTACAAATCATAATCAATAGATTGTGCCATCAGCTAGTTGAGAATCACAACGACTTTTCTAATACTGTACTTATTGGTTTACAACCTAGAGGTATTCATTTGTGTCAGCGCATAAAAGAATCCTTGCAAAGTAGTTTTCCAAATTATTATTTTGAAGTTGGTAGTTTGGATATTACCTTTTACAGAGATGACTTTAGAAGACGAGAAGACCCACTAGTAGCCAATAGCACATCTTTAAGCGCATCAATAGAAGGTAAAAAGATTGTCTTGATTGATGATGTCCTTTATACAGGACGATCTGTAAGAGCAGCTTTAGATGCACTACACGATTATGGTCGCCCACTATCTGTTGAGCTAATGGTGTTAATTGACCGTAGACTTAGCAGACATGTACCAATACAACCTAATTATGTGGGACACACTATTGATGTGGTAGCCGATGAAAGAGTAACCGTTGAATGGGGAGAAGATAACGAACGTGTAATTTTGAAAAGTTAA
- a CDS encoding 4-(cytidine 5'-diphospho)-2-C-methyl-D-erythritol kinase yields the protein MLFFPNAKINIGLNILSKREDGYHNLETIFYPIGWKDVLEIIPSSSPGFNCTGITVEGGENLCEKALKLLKADFDIPDVFIHLHKNIPTGAGLGGGSSDAAFTLMGLNQLFDLGISKHDLKSYALRLGADCPFFIENTPSFASGVGEELKPVHLDLKGHFLVVVKADVFVSTSEAFSGVTPKPSDFSLVNEIQKPISDWRLKNDFEESIFAHHPKLLAIKNTLSEAGALYASMSGSGSSIYALFSSKPSLSINDELVFSQQL from the coding sequence GTGTTATTTTTTCCAAACGCGAAAATAAATATAGGGCTAAATATCTTATCAAAACGAGAAGATGGCTATCATAATTTAGAAACTATTTTCTATCCTATTGGTTGGAAGGATGTTTTGGAAATAATACCTTCGTCTTCTCCTGGTTTTAATTGTACTGGTATTACCGTAGAGGGTGGTGAGAATCTGTGTGAAAAAGCCTTAAAATTATTGAAAGCCGATTTTGACATTCCTGATGTATTTATTCATCTTCATAAAAATATTCCAACTGGAGCAGGTTTAGGAGGGGGGTCTTCGGATGCTGCTTTTACCCTTATGGGACTTAATCAGCTGTTCGATCTAGGAATTTCAAAGCATGACTTAAAGTCTTATGCTCTACGTTTGGGTGCTGACTGTCCATTTTTCATTGAAAATACGCCTTCTTTTGCCAGTGGTGTAGGCGAGGAGCTAAAGCCAGTTCATCTTGACTTAAAAGGGCATTTTTTAGTAGTCGTTAAGGCCGATGTTTTTGTATCTACTTCTGAAGCTTTTTCTGGTGTTACGCCAAAGCCATCTGACTTTTCTTTGGTGAATGAAATTCAAAAGCCCATATCGGATTGGAGACTTAAAAATGACTTCGAAGAAAGTATTTTTGCTCATCATCCTAAATTACTAGCCATAAAAAACACCCTTTCTGAGGCTGGAGCCTTATATGCTTCAATGAGTGGTAGTGGGTCTTCAATTTATGCTTTATTCTCTAGTAAACCTTCTTTGTCTATTAATGATGAATTAGTCTTTTCTCAGCAGCTTTAA
- the rpsA gene encoding 30S ribosomal protein S1 codes for MSEEKKTEAEKTTNKAAAPKKTTAKKTAAKKSEKVKPAEEVKVTEEVKTTEEVVQEAPAKEEAAVEETPAAEKVVTEEVVAEESKATEEETVEEAKEVERMTSAEEDKDFDWEVYEMGTEEYTNDERSDLEKDYESALSTIDTEQVLDGSVVSITDREVIVNINYKSDGIISRNEFRYNEDLKIGDSVEVLVEKKEDKKGQLILSHKKARVFRSWEKVNEAHDKDIVLEGLIKCRTKGGMIVEVLGLEAFLPGSQIDIKPIRDYDDYVGKKMEFKVVKINHEFRNVVVSHKALIEADLEEQKKEIMSKLEVGQILEGTVKNITSYGVFVDLGGIDGLIHITDLSWGRVNHPDEIVELDSTINVVILEFDDDKRRIQLGLKQLTSHPWDALDEKISIGDKINGKVVVVADYGAFVEVQPGIEALVHVSEMSWSTHLRSASDFLKIGQEIEAQVLTLDREDRKMSLGMKQLLPDPWTEIMSKFPVGSNQNVIVRNFTNFGIFVELEEGVDGLIHISDLSWDKKIKHPSEFTKVGEKIDAKVLEIDMESRKLSLGVKQLLDNPWDGYETIFGEGKDLEGEVKDLTKNGATIILTHGVEAFAPKRHLVKEDDSKVEVGDKLNFRVLEFSKDSQKIIVSHTVIFKEVQMEEVKSTKKKVQNVQKSQQKSTLGDMDELIALKESMDKKENKGK; via the coding sequence ATGTCAGAAGAGAAAAAAACAGAAGCAGAAAAAACGACTAATAAAGCCGCTGCTCCTAAAAAAACTACTGCTAAAAAAACTGCAGCCAAAAAATCAGAGAAAGTAAAACCAGCCGAAGAAGTAAAAGTCACTGAAGAGGTAAAGACGACTGAAGAAGTTGTTCAGGAAGCACCAGCTAAAGAAGAAGCTGCTGTTGAAGAAACACCTGCCGCTGAGAAAGTTGTTACTGAAGAAGTAGTAGCTGAAGAGTCTAAAGCTACTGAAGAAGAAACAGTAGAAGAGGCTAAAGAAGTTGAACGTATGACTTCTGCTGAAGAAGATAAAGACTTCGATTGGGAAGTTTATGAAATGGGTACTGAAGAGTACACCAATGATGAGAGAAGTGATTTAGAGAAGGACTACGAATCGGCTCTTAGCACTATTGACACTGAACAAGTATTAGACGGCTCAGTAGTATCTATTACTGATAGAGAAGTTATTGTAAACATCAATTACAAATCTGATGGTATCATTTCTAGAAATGAATTTAGATACAATGAAGACCTGAAAATTGGTGATTCTGTTGAAGTACTTGTTGAGAAGAAGGAAGACAAAAAAGGTCAACTAATTCTTTCTCACAAGAAAGCAAGAGTATTCCGTTCATGGGAAAAAGTGAACGAAGCTCACGACAAAGATATCGTTCTTGAAGGTCTTATTAAGTGTAGAACAAAAGGTGGTATGATTGTTGAGGTTCTAGGATTAGAAGCATTCTTACCAGGTTCTCAAATTGATATTAAGCCTATCCGTGATTATGACGATTACGTTGGAAAGAAAATGGAGTTTAAAGTGGTGAAAATTAACCACGAATTCCGTAATGTAGTAGTATCTCACAAAGCTCTTATCGAGGCTGACCTTGAAGAGCAGAAGAAAGAAATTATGTCTAAACTAGAAGTTGGACAGATTCTTGAGGGTACTGTTAAAAACATTACATCTTACGGAGTCTTTGTTGACTTAGGTGGTATTGACGGATTAATCCACATTACTGACCTATCTTGGGGAAGAGTTAACCATCCAGATGAAATCGTTGAACTCGACTCTACAATCAATGTTGTAATCTTAGAATTTGATGATGACAAGAGAAGAATTCAATTAGGACTAAAACAACTTACATCACACCCTTGGGATGCTCTTGATGAGAAAATTTCTATTGGTGACAAAATCAATGGAAAAGTGGTTGTTGTTGCTGACTACGGTGCTTTTGTTGAGGTTCAACCAGGTATCGAGGCATTGGTTCACGTTTCAGAAATGTCATGGTCTACTCACCTAAGAAGTGCTAGTGACTTCTTAAAAATAGGACAAGAAATTGAAGCTCAAGTATTAACACTTGACAGAGAAGATAGAAAAATGTCATTAGGTATGAAGCAATTGCTTCCAGATCCATGGACAGAAATTATGTCTAAATTCCCTGTAGGAAGTAATCAAAACGTTATTGTACGTAACTTCACTAACTTCGGCATCTTTGTTGAACTTGAAGAAGGTGTTGATGGATTGATTCACATTTCTGACCTTTCTTGGGATAAGAAAATTAAGCACCCATCTGAGTTTACTAAAGTAGGCGAGAAGATAGATGCTAAGGTATTAGAAATCGATATGGAATCTAGAAAGCTGAGCTTAGGTGTTAAGCAATTGCTAGATAACCCATGGGATGGCTACGAAACTATTTTCGGAGAAGGTAAAGACCTCGAAGGAGAAGTTAAAGACCTTACTAAAAATGGTGCTACAATTATTCTTACTCACGGTGTAGAAGCATTTGCTCCTAAAAGACATCTTGTGAAAGAAGATGACAGCAAAGTTGAAGTAGGTGATAAGTTGAACTTCCGTGTGCTTGAATTCTCTAAAGATTCACAAAAAATTATTGTGTCTCACACCGTAATTTTCAAAGAAGTACAGATGGAAGAAGTGAAAAGCACTAAGAAAAAAGTTCAAAATGTTCAGAAATCTCAACAAAAGAGTACTCTTGGAGATATGGATGAGCTAATTGCTTTGAAAGAAAGCATGGACAAAAAAGAAAATAAAGGGAAGTAA
- a CDS encoding aspartate carbamoyltransferase catalytic subunit — translation MSTLSVKHLLGIKNLQKEDIELIFNTADNFKEVINRPIRKVPSLRDITVANLFFENSTRTKLSFELAEKRLSADTLNFSASSSSVKKGETLVDTVNNILAMKVDMLVMRHPDAGAATFLSNHIDVPIVNAGDGAHEHPTQALLDAYSIREKLGSVKGKKIVIVGDILHSRVALSNIFCLQKLGAEVKVCGPSTLMPKYIESLGVVYEPDLMKALEWCDVANMLRIQLERQDTKFFPSKKEYSMMYGLNKERLDSISKQITVMHPGPINRGVEITSDVADSKQSIILQQVENGVAIRMAVLYLLANSIKK, via the coding sequence ATGAGTACGCTAAGTGTTAAACACCTATTAGGAATTAAAAATCTTCAAAAAGAAGATATTGAACTTATATTTAACACTGCCGACAACTTCAAAGAAGTTATAAATCGACCCATTAGAAAAGTTCCTTCATTACGTGACATAACGGTAGCGAATTTATTCTTTGAAAATTCCACTCGAACCAAGCTGTCATTTGAATTGGCAGAAAAACGATTATCAGCCGATACATTAAATTTTTCAGCATCCTCCTCATCGGTTAAAAAGGGTGAAACACTAGTTGATACAGTCAATAATATTTTAGCAATGAAAGTGGATATGCTTGTCATGCGTCACCCAGATGCTGGAGCAGCGACTTTCTTATCGAATCATATTGATGTACCTATAGTGAATGCTGGTGACGGTGCTCATGAACATCCTACACAAGCATTATTAGACGCTTATTCTATAAGAGAAAAGTTAGGCTCTGTAAAGGGTAAAAAAATTGTTATTGTTGGTGATATCCTTCATTCAAGAGTAGCTTTATCAAATATTTTTTGCCTTCAAAAATTAGGAGCTGAAGTCAAAGTTTGTGGTCCATCTACACTAATGCCAAAATATATAGAATCTTTAGGGGTTGTGTACGAGCCAGACTTAATGAAGGCCTTGGAATGGTGTGATGTAGCCAATATGTTACGTATCCAGCTTGAACGCCAAGACACTAAATTCTTTCCTTCCAAGAAAGAGTATTCTATGATGTATGGCTTAAATAAAGAACGCTTAGATTCAATTTCTAAGCAAATTACAGTCATGCACCCTGGTCCAATAAATAGAGGCGTAGAAATTACTTCTGATGTTGCCGATTCCAAGCAGTCCATAATTTTACAACAAGTAGAAAATGGGGTAGCTATTCGAATGGCTGTATTGTATTTATTAGCTAATTCTATAAAAAAGTAG
- a CDS encoding T9SS type A sorting domain-containing protein has product MKNILLLTISLVFGFSALAQQNPCEPQANLQDSTYGLWPDTTQNLPLAVKEVYYEEHIQIKTPNTVGEVMGDPFYVDDVPFVNLAPLNIDIIKLISIEGLPESMSAYLSNQDSIFEGNTVACVTLYGTPTADEVGQHDIVLNIDGWISIPLFGTLSLFESLGDYEKIDGYKLIVQSSASLEEGENTTFTLSQNAPNPFSNTTTIELYSKDYSNYEFLVVDLMGKVVHKETINAVVGLNTIEVVASSYEAGMYFYSIRNGQDVLTKKMIIQDF; this is encoded by the coding sequence ATGAAAAATATTTTACTCTTAACAATCTCATTAGTTTTCGGCTTTTCTGCATTAGCACAGCAAAACCCTTGTGAGCCGCAAGCAAACTTACAAGATTCAACGTATGGTTTGTGGCCAGATACCACTCAAAACCTCCCTTTAGCTGTTAAAGAGGTATATTATGAAGAGCATATTCAAATTAAAACACCTAACACTGTTGGTGAAGTAATGGGAGATCCATTTTATGTTGATGATGTACCCTTTGTAAACTTGGCACCTCTGAATATAGATATCATTAAGCTGATAAGTATAGAAGGCTTACCAGAATCAATGTCTGCTTATTTATCTAACCAAGACTCTATTTTTGAAGGAAATACAGTGGCATGTGTTACGCTTTACGGGACACCCACTGCTGATGAAGTGGGACAGCATGATATTGTTTTAAATATAGATGGTTGGATTAGTATCCCCTTATTTGGAACACTTTCTTTATTTGAGTCTTTAGGAGATTATGAAAAAATAGATGGGTATAAGTTAATTGTTCAATCATCAGCTTCTTTGGAAGAAGGTGAAAACACTACATTTACCTTATCACAGAATGCACCTAACCCATTTTCTAATACAACAACTATAGAGCTTTATTCTAAGGATTATTCTAATTATGAGTTTTTAGTTGTTGACCTTATGGGTAAGGTCGTTCACAAAGAAACTATCAATGCTGTTGTCGGATTAAATACAATTGAAGTAGTTGCTTCTTCCTATGAAGCGGGAATGTATTTTTACAGCATAAGAAACGGGCAAGACGTACTTACTAAAAAGATGATAATTCAAGATTTTTAA
- a CDS encoding gliding motility-associated C-terminal domain-containing protein encodes MKKLVVILLTIICTNVVFAQTSTMNLNFNQGNLISSTDTFKCEGLYTYFTITITPADTPYTVTLLKNNQLFEQGVYSPLNSQAPGIFTLDSLIYAGDYELTVVTALNDTLQESFSFYDPNPLSFSYTTVGPESCEPSGEISITNISGGTPPYSLGNIDALGNFSADFFQNSSQTNYTISDVQAGYYTVSLQDSYGCVFTAGNDTPIEVEQGADPINIVSATQEDSFRICIQGGLAPFGFVIESDTTFTNDSCASFYLCPDDYTVIVFDAVQSVNCSDTLDFTIDDMQGYIDQEESAMVVESGGLRPFSYSWEKDGVLQDGQTDSIYSGGLCPGEYICNILDRSNCSFFFDLTIEEMASGMVEEVDCFEEGFASLDADISGGTPPYEYLWSNGETTSTIENLSPQVYKVEVTDNNGCEFSDELEVPVLLDSCLFNAFSPNGDLVNDTWNINSSFLYENSEVIIYNRWGAKVFQSLGYKNPWDGKNESGNIVKEGVYFYSILLNNGHDKIKGSLSVFH; translated from the coding sequence ATGAAAAAACTAGTTGTCATACTACTTACTATAATCTGTACGAATGTCGTATTTGCACAGACTTCTACAATGAACTTGAACTTCAATCAAGGAAATTTGATTTCTAGCACTGATACATTCAAGTGTGAAGGATTATACACCTATTTTACGATAACCATAACACCTGCGGATACACCTTACACAGTTACTCTTTTAAAAAATAATCAACTCTTTGAGCAAGGGGTTTACTCTCCTTTGAATAGCCAAGCACCCGGAATATTTACTCTTGATTCCTTGATTTATGCAGGTGATTATGAGTTGACAGTTGTTACAGCTTTAAACGATACCCTCCAAGAGTCATTTTCGTTTTATGACCCAAATCCACTATCATTTTCATACACTACCGTTGGTCCAGAATCTTGTGAGCCATCAGGTGAAATTTCTATTACCAACATTTCTGGAGGAACACCACCCTATAGTTTAGGTAATATTGATGCTCTAGGAAATTTTTCAGCCGATTTTTTTCAGAATTCTTCACAGACAAATTACACAATATCGGATGTTCAGGCAGGGTATTATACGGTTTCTTTGCAAGATTCTTACGGTTGTGTTTTTACAGCTGGAAATGACACTCCTATTGAAGTAGAGCAAGGTGCAGACCCTATAAATATTGTTTCGGCTACACAAGAGGATTCCTTTAGAATTTGCATACAAGGTGGTTTAGCGCCATTTGGTTTTGTTATTGAATCAGATACTACTTTTACAAATGATTCATGCGCTTCTTTTTACTTATGTCCAGATGACTATACGGTTATTGTGTTTGATGCGGTACAATCTGTGAATTGCTCAGATACACTAGATTTTACTATTGATGATATGCAAGGCTATATTGATCAAGAAGAATCGGCAATGGTCGTTGAAAGTGGTGGATTACGCCCTTTTAGTTATTCGTGGGAGAAAGACGGAGTATTACAAGATGGTCAAACCGATTCAATTTATTCTGGTGGCTTGTGCCCTGGAGAATATATCTGTAATATTTTAGATAGGTCTAACTGTTCCTTCTTTTTCGACTTAACGATTGAAGAAATGGCTTCTGGAATGGTTGAAGAAGTAGATTGCTTTGAAGAAGGTTTTGCATCATTAGATGCAGATATCAGTGGTGGCACGCCGCCGTATGAATATTTATGGAGTAATGGCGAAACAACATCTACTATAGAAAATTTAAGTCCACAAGTGTATAAAGTAGAAGTAACCGATAATAATGGGTGTGAATTTTCTGATGAGCTTGAAGTACCTGTTCTTTTGGACAGCTGTTTGTTTAATGCCTTTAGTCCAAATGGCGATTTGGTAAATGATACCTGGAATATTAATTCTTCCTTTTTGTACGAGAATTCAGAAGTTATTATCTACAACCGTTGGGGAGCAAAAGTATTCCAATCATTGGGTTATAAAAATCCATGGGATGGTAAAAATGAATCTGGAAATATTGTAAAAGAAGGAGTTTATTTTTATTCAATCTTACTGAATAATGGACACGATAAGATAAAAGGTTCATTATCAGTCTTCCATTAA